ATGGTTGTTGATGGACGGACACCGCTTGATCATGCAGATCGGGAATTGGCCAAGCATCTGCGTAAATCAAGCAAACCAATTGTTCTGGGCGTTAATAAAATAGATAACGAGCAGTTGGAAGCGCAAGCGCATGATTTTTGGTCATTGGGATTTGGACATCCTTATGCCATTTCAGCATTGCACGGCCGCTGTGTTGATGAACTGCTCGATGCGGTAATTGAGCACATTCCGCCAATAACCAAACCAACCGAAGAAGATGAGTTGACAATTAAAATTGCAATTACCGGCAGGCCCAATGCCGGCAAATCATCCCTGGTGAATAAAATTTTGGGGACAGACCGTGTGCTGGTGCATGATGAGCCGGGGACGACGCGAGATACGGTGTCTTCGTTTTTTCAGTTTCAGAAACGACCCTATCAAATTTTGGATACTGCCGGATTGCGGGCAAAGAAAAGAATTTCTCATGCGATTGAGCGGTACGCGGTGATGCGGGCGTTGCGGACCATTGAAGAGACGCATATTGCGGTTTTAATGCTGGATGCCAGCTGCACGATTACAGAACAAGACGAACATATTGCCGGATACATCCATGAATCAGGACGCGCCTGTATTTTGGCAATTAATAAATGGGATTTGATTGAAAAGGATACGCATACCACAGACCTGTTTATTAAAGGATTGCGGAAGCGGATGCCGTTTATGGATTATGCCCCGGTGATTACAATCTCTGCAAAAGACGGGCAACGTGTAAACCGGCTCTTAGAACTGGCGGCCTATGTAGATGAACAGCATGTAATGCGGATTAAAACCAGCTTGCTAAATAAAGCACTTCAGGATATTATCCATAAGCATCCGGCACCCAGCCGGCGGGGGAAGGTTTTGAAAGTGAAATATATCTCCCAAACCGGCGTCAGACCACCGGCTTTTGCTCTTTTTGTC
The window above is part of the bacterium genome. Proteins encoded here:
- the der gene encoding ribosome biogenesis GTPase Der, which gives rise to MSRKVVAIVGRPNVGKSALFNRIIGKARAIVDEHAGLTRDRNYDIARWLDRDFLLIDTGGFEPESTDHILSQMRRQTQLAMEEADVIVMVVDGRTPLDHADRELAKHLRKSSKPIVLGVNKIDNEQLEAQAHDFWSLGFGHPYAISALHGRCVDELLDAVIEHIPPITKPTEEDELTIKIAITGRPNAGKSSLVNKILGTDRVLVHDEPGTTRDTVSSFFQFQKRPYQILDTAGLRAKKRISHAIERYAVMRALRTIEETHIAVLMLDASCTITEQDEHIAGYIHESGRACILAINKWDLIEKDTHTTDLFIKGLRKRMPFMDYAPVITISAKDGQRVNRLLELAAYVDEQHVMRIKTSLLNKALQDIIHKHPAPSRRGKVLKVKYISQTGVRPPAFALFVNDVKRMHFAYLRHIKNELRARFGLEGTPLIIMLRGSKEKK